One candidate division WOR-3 bacterium DNA window includes the following coding sequences:
- a CDS encoding MiaB/RimO family radical SAM methylthiotransferase, translated as MGKFTIFTLGCRTNIAESEKLKALLISKKFEYTPNIYESDYIFLNTCTVTHKADRDSKKIFNRIKKINERAKIFITGCAIYLFKEDERIRILNFNDLLKEFDEKDGNINVLPPEESNHARYFLKIQEGCDYRCTFCIVPMRRGKSRSYDISTLVKEVQIAVSKGYKEIVLTGTQIGDYGKDIDKNISLRTLLEKLLSLNFDFRVRLSSLHPSHIYKIYDLLTEEKIVPHLHIPLQSGSEKVLRDMKRPYTIKFYDNILNSIMKLKRRFSIGTDLIIGFPTETKKEFLETKRYIEKSPFSYIHIFSYSKREGTEAAKLKEIDKKELKERMEIMKEIDKKKREKFLNSLLGNILEPVYEKKEGDFLKGLSEYGFKVKFRGNGIRKGELVKVYIEKIENLLLSGFKI; from the coding sequence TTGGGAAAGTTTACAATTTTTACCCTCGGTTGCAGGACAAATATTGCTGAAAGTGAAAAATTAAAAGCCCTTCTTATTTCAAAGAAATTTGAATACACACCAAATATTTACGAATCTGATTATATTTTCTTAAATACCTGCACAGTAACTCATAAGGCTGACAGAGACTCAAAAAAAATTTTTAACAGAATTAAAAAAATAAATGAAAGGGCAAAAATTTTTATAACAGGGTGTGCCATTTATCTTTTTAAGGAAGATGAAAGAATTAGAATATTAAATTTTAATGACCTTTTAAAAGAATTTGACGAAAAAGACGGGAACATAAATGTTTTACCACCTGAAGAATCGAACCATGCAAGATACTTTCTTAAAATACAGGAGGGTTGTGACTATAGATGCACTTTCTGCATAGTTCCCATGAGAAGAGGAAAATCAAGATCATACGATATTTCTACACTGGTAAAAGAAGTTCAAATTGCAGTTTCAAAAGGTTATAAAGAGATTGTTTTAACAGGAACACAGATAGGTGATTATGGAAAAGATATTGACAAAAATATTTCCTTAAGGACCTTACTTGAAAAACTACTTTCCTTAAATTTTGATTTTAGAGTGAGACTATCCTCTTTACACCCTTCTCATATTTATAAAATTTATGATTTGCTTACAGAGGAAAAAATTGTTCCACACTTACATATTCCCCTTCAAAGTGGCTCAGAAAAAGTGTTAAGAGATATGAAAAGGCCCTATACCATTAAATTTTATGATAATATTTTAAATTCAATTATGAAATTAAAGAGAAGATTCAGTATCGGAACAGACCTTATTATTGGTTTTCCAACAGAAACAAAGAAAGAATTTCTTGAAACTAAAAGATATATTGAAAAATCTCCATTTTCCTATATTCACATTTTTTCTTATTCAAAAAGGGAAGGAACAGAAGCAGCTAAATTAAAGGAGATTGATAAAAAAGAATTGAAGGAAAGGATGGAAATAATGAAAGAAATTGATAAGAAAAAGAGGGAAAAATTTTTAAATTCTCTTTTAGGAAATATTTTAGAGCCTGTTTATGAAAAGAAAGAGGGAGATTTTTTAAAGGGTCTTTCAGAATACGGTTTTAAGGTGAAATTCAGGGGGAACGGAATAAGAAAAGGTGAATTAGTTAAGGTCTATATAGAGAAAATTGAAAATTTACTTCTTTCAGGATTTAAGATATAA
- a CDS encoding fibronectin type III domain-containing protein — MKLLFVLISLNLELPPGAQAQINLHIHNNTSITLIQPKRSVIQPPWYISTPQHVIFPGNISPGSEGILTFPVSASNSASIGQTTIVSFGIQCKNYEIHPSYLNLSFFIGLNPPTNLSTNSLSPYNSFTLTWNDNSNYESGYEIWRKGINENWHSIYPYPTQGQGTGEITWTDNYVSKFKDYFYKVRAYRDGIYSEFSNERWVTTSPIIALGDINWINLCS; from the coding sequence ATGAAATTATTATTTGTATTAATCTCTTTAAATTTGGAGCTCCCACCAGGAGCTCAAGCACAAATAAATCTGCATATTCACAATAACACCTCAATAACTCTTATCCAACCTAAAAGAAGTGTGATACAACCACCCTGGTATATTTCCACTCCTCAGCATGTTATATTTCCCGGAAATATCTCCCCGGGTTCTGAAGGGATACTCACATTTCCAGTATCTGCCTCAAATTCGGCATCTATAGGTCAAACAACCATAGTAAGCTTCGGGATTCAATGTAAAAATTATGAGATTCATCCTTCTTATTTAAATCTTTCCTTCTTTATAGGCTTAAACCCCCCAACAAACCTTTCCACAAATTCTTTATCCCCTTACAACTCTTTTACTTTAACCTGGAATGACAATTCAAACTATGAATCAGGTTATGAAATATGGAGGAAAGGAATAAATGAAAACTGGCATTCAATTTATCCATATCCAACTCAGGGACAGGGAACAGGAGAAATTACATGGACCGATAACTATGTCTCAAAATTTAAGGACTACTTTTATAAAGTAAGAGCATATAGGGATGGAATTTATTCAGAATTTTCTAATGAAAGATGGGTTACAACATCTCCAATTATTGCATTAGGAGATATAAATTGGATAAACCTATGCTCATAA
- a CDS encoding WD40 repeat domain-containing protein, with translation MIEKILRICPIENLELKIPAKVIQSWIKENIILIILLLPFLFSCRKKIENGQETIWQRSPNLKLIAKPVPPFKAYSDPVYSPSGKIYYLAAYKINEGMWVKQALKVINIDGTGDRILLQGNFQCLDISPRYDRLIIGTDDGKLILVDTSGSVISEYKTFFHYDSVCIICVRYSCSDSYVYYTGGLGSIFRMNLIDSTEEFIQAESSPFDLICPYNRIFRSLGFTGDGGWPSVFSDSFFVATYFNTPDLIDLTPEGEENQYVLMGLLKDPQNVIRLNEIKPYEKSTFYRPIFSPDGKKLIFSAYDARWEQNPHSRFYLAEYLELWIYEKFDELVEKYFGKRR, from the coding sequence ATGATAGAAAAAATTTTGAGGATCTGCCCCATTGAAAACCTTGAATTAAAAATACCAGCTAAAGTTATTCAATCATGGATAAAGGAAAATATTATTTTAATTATTTTGCTATTACCCTTTTTGTTTTCGTGCAGGAAAAAAATTGAAAATGGTCAGGAGACAATATGGCAGAGGTCACCAAATTTAAAACTTATTGCCAAACCTGTTCCTCCTTTTAAAGCCTATTCTGACCCTGTGTATTCTCCTTCTGGAAAAATTTATTATCTTGCTGCATATAAAATAAATGAGGGTATGTGGGTAAAACAAGCGCTGAAAGTAATAAATATAGATGGAACAGGTGATAGAATTTTACTTCAGGGTAATTTTCAGTGTCTTGATATAAGTCCGCGTTATGATAGACTTATTATAGGAACAGATGATGGAAAATTAATATTAGTTGATACATCAGGGAGTGTTATTAGTGAATATAAGACTTTTTTTCATTATGATAGTGTTTGTATTATATGTGTAAGATATAGTTGTTCTGATTCCTATGTATATTATACTGGAGGACTTGGGAGTATTTTCAGAATGAATTTAATAGATTCAACAGAAGAATTCATTCAGGCAGAGTCTTCTCCTTTTGATCTTATTTGTCCTTATAATAGAATTTTTCGTTCATTGGGATTTACAGGTGATGGTGGTTGGCCGTCAGTATTTTCGGATTCTTTTTTTGTAGCTACCTACTTTAATACTCCTGATCTGATAGATCTTACACCTGAAGGAGAGGAGAATCAATATGTATTAATGGGTTTATTAAAAGATCCTCAGAATGTTATTCGTTTAAATGAAATTAAGCCTTATGAGAAGTCAACATTTTATCGTCCAATTTTTTCACCTGATGGAAAGAAGCTTATATTTTCTGCATATGATGCAAGGTGGGAGCAGAATCCACACAGCCGTTTTTATTTAGCAGAATATCTTGAATTATGGATTTATGAAAAATTTGATGAATTAGTTGAAAAATATTTTGGAAAAAGGAGGTAA